The window TGAAGACAGAATCAATGAATACCTCCTTACTTCTCTGCGTACCATGTGGGGAATCAATTCCCTTTATTTAAAAAATCACTTAAATTATGAGCTATTGACCGAAAAGGCTGAAGAAATCAAATTATTTCAAGAACAGAAAATGCTTCAAATAAATGGTAAAAACATTACCCTTTCAGATAAAGGAAAACTTCTAGCAGATTACATTGCTTCAAAATTATTTATTTAAGCTATTCCCACTATCTTTATTTTATGAAAAGATATTCACCTGATTCAACCAGAAGAAGAAACACTACTCCATTGAAAGAAGTGTTTGAGGAACTGTTGGATACTTACCGCCTTAAGGATAAATTTTCAGAAAAAACAGTGATTAAAGAATGGGACCAATTGATGGGGAAAACTGTGGCATCTCGAACAGAGAGCTTATCAGTACGGCAGAAAATCCTCTATGTGAAAATTGTTTCCGGGCCTTTGAAAAAAGAAATAATGATGAATAAATCAAAAGTTCTGACCTTAATTGAGGACAAATATGGTAAAGGTGTCATCAATGACTTAGTCATATTATAGGCAATGAGCCTTCAATAACAAAATCTAGATTTAATTTTCAAATTAAAATCAAAAAGCTGATTTACAATTCATTCAAAAATTGTAAATCAGCTAAGCATAAATTTAGTAGCGTTCTGGGCTTATCCAATCCCCAAGACTGAATCGCTCAAAATTATCTAATGAATTCACCATCCACCATTCTTAGAATTTGCAGGGGATTATCCTCTTTTAGTTCCTCCGGCAACAATCCTTCCGGCATGTCCTGATAAGCAATCGGTCTTGCAAAACGTTTGATAGCAAAGCTTCCAACTGAAGTACTCCTACTATCGGTTGTTGAAGGAAATGGTCCACCATGTTGCATGGCATGACCTACCTCTACTCCGGTGGGCACACCTTTGAATAGCAAGCGACCGCAACGTTCTTCCAATAAATTAAGGAAAGGTGCATTCTCTGCCAATTCCTTAGATGATGCCCATACAGTACATGTAAGTTGGCCTTTTAATTTAATTGCCACATCCTCTAATTCCTCTATTGAATCGTAAACCACCATAATTGCAAATGGACCAAAAACTTCTTCCTGAAAGGCATCTTCATTTAGCCAATCACTCGCTTTAACTTTAGCAAGGGAAGGATTTCCTATAAGCAATTGATTGGCTTCTGTGGTTAATAGCCATTCAAGTTTTTCTTCAATAGCAAGGTTTTTTAAAGCCTCGTGATAAGTTTTACAGATCCCCTCATGTAACATAGGAGCTCCGGACACAGTCTTCAACTGATTTATTACTTGATTTGAAAAGGCTTCTTCATGTGATTTCGGAACAAATACCAATCCGGGGTTGGTGCAAAATTGACCGACTCCTAACACCAAGGAGTTGGCGTACGCAGTCGCTGCTGACTCAAGGTTTTCATCCAAAAAGGCTTCAAATGTAAATATAGGATTCACACTTCCCATTTCAGCATACACCGGAATGGGAATAT of the Cyclobacterium marinum DSM 745 genome contains:
- a CDS encoding DUF721 domain-containing protein; this encodes MKRYSPDSTRRRNTTPLKEVFEELLDTYRLKDKFSEKTVIKEWDQLMGKTVASRTESLSVRQKILYVKIVSGPLKKEIMMNKSKVLTLIEDKYGKGVINDLVIL
- a CDS encoding aldehyde dehydrogenase (NADP(+)), translated to MINIANSFQEAQQAFLLLKQKSSQERVAFLEEVAKQIELLKETLIPIAAKESNLTEGRITGELGRTLGQIRLFSGLVGEGSWVEAVIDHEDAERKPVPKPDIRRMLRPLGPVVVFGASNFPLAFSTAGGDTISALASGCPVLYKAHPAHPETSRIVAKALQTAVEICQMPKGTFQHIEGGIDTGQELAAHPLAKAIAFTGSFKGGKALFDTCNKRDIPIPVYAEMGSVNPIFTFEAFLDENLESAATAYANSLVLGVGQFCTNPGLVFVPKSHEEAFSNQVINQLKTVSGAPMLHEGICKTYHEALKNLAIEEKLEWLLTTEANQLLIGNPSLAKVKASDWLNEDAFQEEVFGPFAIMVVYDSIEELEDVAIKLKGQLTCTVWASSKELAENAPFLNLLEERCGRLLFKGVPTGVEVGHAMQHGGPFPSTTDSRSTSVGSFAIKRFARPIAYQDMPEGLLPEELKEDNPLQILRMVDGEFIR